One window from the genome of Manis pentadactyla isolate mManPen7 chromosome 15, mManPen7.hap1, whole genome shotgun sequence encodes:
- the SNX20 gene encoding sorting nexin-20 isoform X2, whose protein sequence is MTTRELQEYWRRERGCWKRVKLLFEITSARIEERKVSKFVMYQIVVIQTGSFDSNKALLERRYSDFEMLQKSLQKAFREEIEDVVFPKKHLMGNFTEEMISERKLAFREYLHLLYSIRCVRRSREFIDFLTRPELKEAFSCLRAGQYTKALDILVHVVPLQEKLTAHCPVMVVPSLCAMLVCHRDLECPVEAFAAGERALQCLQAREGHRYYAPLLDAMICLAYMLGKDFVSLQERLQESQLRKPTPRNFTLKELTVREYLY, encoded by the exons ATGACCACACGGGAACTGCAGGAGTACTGGCGGAGAGAGAGGGGCTGTTGGAAGCGCGTCAAACTGCTCTTTGAGATCACTTCAGCCCGTATCGAGGAGAGAAAAGTCTCCAAGTTTGTG ATGTACCAAATCGTTGTCATCCAGACAGGGAGTTTTGACAGCAACAAAGCTCTCCTGGAGCGGCGCTATTCAGACTTCGAGATGCTGCAGAAGAGCCTCCAGAAGGCTTTCAGGGAAGAGATTGAAGATGTCGTCTTTCCCAAAAAGCACCTGATGGGGAACTTCACCGAGGAGATGATCTCTGAGCGCAAGCTGGCCTTCAGGGAGTACCTGCACCTGCTCTACAGCATCCGCTGCGTCCGCAGGTCCCGCGAGTTCATCGATTTCCTCACAAGACCAGAGCTTAAGGAAGCCTTCAGCTGCCTGCGAGCAGGGCAGTACACCAAGGCCCTGGACATCCTGGTGCACGTGGTGCCCCTACAGGAGAAGCTGACCGCCCACTGCCCTGTGATGGTGGTCCCGTCCCTCTGCGCCATGCTGGTGTGTCACCGTGACCTCGAGTGCCCTGTGGAGGCCTTTGCAGCCGGAGAGAGGGCCCTCCAGTGTCTGCAGGCCCGGGAGGGCCATCGTTACTACGCCCCTCTGCTGGACGCCATGATCTGCCTGGCCTACATGCTAGGCAAGGACTTTGTGTCACTGCAGGAGAGACTTCAGGAGAGCCAGCTCCGGAAGCCCACCCCCAGGAACTTCACCCTGAAGGAACTCACCGTCCGAGAATATCTGTACTGA
- the SNX20 gene encoding sorting nexin-20 isoform X1, producing the protein MASPEHLGSPGWAGPVATGPEHPHRGPEGHLDAQDSPSPHSSMTTRELQEYWRRERGCWKRVKLLFEITSARIEERKVSKFVMYQIVVIQTGSFDSNKALLERRYSDFEMLQKSLQKAFREEIEDVVFPKKHLMGNFTEEMISERKLAFREYLHLLYSIRCVRRSREFIDFLTRPELKEAFSCLRAGQYTKALDILVHVVPLQEKLTAHCPVMVVPSLCAMLVCHRDLECPVEAFAAGERALQCLQAREGHRYYAPLLDAMICLAYMLGKDFVSLQERLQESQLRKPTPRNFTLKELTVREYLY; encoded by the exons ATGCCCAGGACAGCCCGAGCCCCCACTCGAGCATGACCACACGGGAACTGCAGGAGTACTGGCGGAGAGAGAGGGGCTGTTGGAAGCGCGTCAAACTGCTCTTTGAGATCACTTCAGCCCGTATCGAGGAGAGAAAAGTCTCCAAGTTTGTG ATGTACCAAATCGTTGTCATCCAGACAGGGAGTTTTGACAGCAACAAAGCTCTCCTGGAGCGGCGCTATTCAGACTTCGAGATGCTGCAGAAGAGCCTCCAGAAGGCTTTCAGGGAAGAGATTGAAGATGTCGTCTTTCCCAAAAAGCACCTGATGGGGAACTTCACCGAGGAGATGATCTCTGAGCGCAAGCTGGCCTTCAGGGAGTACCTGCACCTGCTCTACAGCATCCGCTGCGTCCGCAGGTCCCGCGAGTTCATCGATTTCCTCACAAGACCAGAGCTTAAGGAAGCCTTCAGCTGCCTGCGAGCAGGGCAGTACACCAAGGCCCTGGACATCCTGGTGCACGTGGTGCCCCTACAGGAGAAGCTGACCGCCCACTGCCCTGTGATGGTGGTCCCGTCCCTCTGCGCCATGCTGGTGTGTCACCGTGACCTCGAGTGCCCTGTGGAGGCCTTTGCAGCCGGAGAGAGGGCCCTCCAGTGTCTGCAGGCCCGGGAGGGCCATCGTTACTACGCCCCTCTGCTGGACGCCATGATCTGCCTGGCCTACATGCTAGGCAAGGACTTTGTGTCACTGCAGGAGAGACTTCAGGAGAGCCAGCTCCGGAAGCCCACCCCCAGGAACTTCACCCTGAAGGAACTCACCGTCCGAGAATATCTGTACTGA